The following are encoded in a window of uncultured Pseudomonas sp. genomic DNA:
- a CDS encoding class II 3-deoxy-7-phosphoheptulonate synthase, with translation MSQAWSPESWRSKPIQQQPQYPNAAHVLDVEQKLASYPPLVFAGEARELRRQFAEVTQGRAFLLQGGDCAESFAEFSAAKIRDTFKVLLQMAIVMTFAAGCPVVKVGRMAGQFAKPRSANDETIDGVTLPAYRGDIVNGIGFDEKSRVPDPERLLQAYHQSTASLNLLRAFAQGGFADLHQVHQWNLDFIANSDLGEKYSQLAGRIDETLAFMRACGMDGAAQVRETSFFTAHEALLLNYEQAFVRKDSLTGDFYDCSAHMLWIGDRTRQLDGAHVEFLRGVGNPIGVKVGPSMDSEELIRLIDILNPDNDPGRLNLIVRMGADKVEAGLPRLIQTVQREGRQVLWSSDPMHGNTIKASSGYKTRDFAQILNEVKQFFAVHQAEGSYAGGIHIEMTGQNVTECIGGARPITEAGLSDRYHTHCDPRMNADQSLELAFLIAETLKQVRR, from the coding sequence CTATCCGCCGCTGGTATTTGCCGGTGAAGCCCGCGAACTGCGCCGTCAGTTTGCCGAGGTGACTCAGGGTCGCGCGTTTCTGCTGCAGGGCGGCGACTGTGCCGAGAGTTTCGCCGAGTTCAGTGCGGCGAAAATCCGTGACACCTTCAAAGTGCTGCTGCAGATGGCCATCGTCATGACCTTTGCTGCCGGTTGCCCGGTAGTGAAGGTCGGACGCATGGCCGGGCAGTTCGCCAAGCCACGCTCGGCCAACGATGAAACCATCGACGGCGTGACGCTGCCGGCCTACCGCGGCGACATCGTCAATGGCATCGGCTTCGACGAGAAAAGCCGCGTGCCAGACCCAGAGCGACTGCTGCAGGCTTACCACCAGTCCACCGCCAGCCTGAACCTGCTGCGCGCCTTCGCCCAGGGCGGCTTTGCCGACCTGCATCAGGTGCACCAGTGGAACCTCGACTTTATTGCCAACTCCGACCTTGGCGAGAAATACAGCCAATTGGCCGGGCGCATCGACGAGACCCTGGCCTTTATGCGTGCCTGCGGCATGGATGGCGCGGCGCAAGTACGCGAAACCAGCTTCTTTACCGCCCACGAAGCATTGCTGCTGAACTACGAGCAAGCCTTTGTACGCAAGGACAGCCTCACCGGTGACTTCTACGACTGCTCGGCGCATATGCTGTGGATCGGCGACCGCACCCGTCAGTTAGATGGTGCGCATGTCGAGTTCCTGCGCGGCGTCGGTAACCCGATCGGGGTTAAAGTCGGCCCGAGCATGGACAGTGAAGAACTGATCCGCCTGATCGACATCCTCAACCCAGACAACGATCCCGGCCGCCTCAACCTGATCGTGCGCATGGGCGCAGACAAGGTCGAAGCGGGCCTGCCGCGCCTGATCCAGACCGTGCAACGCGAAGGTCGCCAGGTGCTGTGGAGCTCCGACCCGATGCACGGCAACACCATCAAGGCCAGCAGCGGCTACAAGACCCGCGACTTTGCGCAGATCCTCAATGAGGTGAAGCAGTTCTTCGCGGTACACCAAGCTGAAGGCAGTTACGCCGGCGGTATCCACATCGAGATGACCGGGCAGAACGTCACCGAGTGCATCGGCGGCGCACGACCGATTACCGAAGCGGGGCTGTCGGATCGCTACCACACCCACTGCGACCCCCGGATGAACGCCGACCAGTCGCTGGAGTTGGCCTTCCTCATCGCCGAAACCCTCAAGCAGGTTCGCCGCTAG
- a CDS encoding DUF2897 family protein: MTWYIWLLMLVVLGSIVGGLMVLLRTAKPLPLSEEQLSKIRQRELEQEAKDAREG; this comes from the coding sequence ATGACTTGGTATATCTGGCTATTGATGCTTGTGGTGCTGGGCTCCATCGTCGGTGGCCTGATGGTGCTGCTGCGCACCGCCAAGCCACTGCCGTTGAGCGAGGAACAGCTGAGCAAGATTCGGCAGCGCGAGCTTGAGCAAGAGGCCAAGGACGCTCGCGAGGGTTGA
- a CDS encoding TetR/AcrR family transcriptional regulator has product MDDQQAQAVMQDLVASGQVTDPDSARGKLLQTAAHLFRSKGYERTTVRDLASAVGIQSGSIFHHFKSKDEILRSVMEETIRYNTALMNASLAEASDLRGRVLALIRCELQSIMGGTGEAMAVLVYEWRSLSEPSQAFILELRDNYEQLWLEVLGEASAAGYFKADPFIMRRLLMGALSWTNTWFRPEGAVSLDQLAEEALSLVIKEA; this is encoded by the coding sequence GTGGATGATCAACAAGCGCAGGCGGTGATGCAGGATCTGGTGGCCAGTGGGCAGGTCACCGATCCGGACAGTGCGCGCGGCAAACTGCTGCAAACCGCAGCGCACCTGTTTCGCAGTAAGGGTTATGAGCGCACCACGGTGCGTGATCTGGCCAGCGCTGTGGGCATTCAGTCCGGCAGCATCTTTCATCACTTCAAGAGTAAGGACGAAATCCTCCGCTCGGTGATGGAGGAAACCATCCGCTACAACACCGCGCTGATGAATGCCTCGCTGGCTGAAGCGAGCGATCTGCGCGGCCGGGTGCTGGCGCTGATCCGCTGTGAGTTGCAGTCGATCATGGGCGGCACTGGCGAGGCGATGGCGGTGCTGGTGTATGAATGGCGCTCGCTGTCAGAGCCTAGCCAGGCGTTTATCCTCGAACTGCGTGACAACTACGAGCAGCTCTGGCTTGAGGTGCTGGGTGAGGCTAGTGCGGCCGGCTATTTCAAGGCCGACCCTTTTATTATGCGGCGCCTGCTTATGGGGGCGCTCAGCTGGACCAATACCTGGTTCCGTCCCGAGGGCGCGGTATCGCTCGATCAGCTAGCCGAAGAAGCCCTGTCACTGGTTATTAAGGAAGCCTGA
- a CDS encoding ABC transporter substrate-binding protein, whose amino-acid sequence MLLKALLLGLMLSAACFAQAVEEVRVGAYHFPPYAIKPESQQVGGLLPELLQALNQLQSDYRFTLVATSVMRRYRDMQSGRFDLMFFESPGWGWQGVPHAPLDLRIEDAEVYVTRQQAGRDESYFDDLKGKRMALYSGYHYGFAGFNSDKQFLTDNFRAVLTYSHDSNLNMLLRDRADVAVITRSYLRAYQQRYPEQSRALLISERVDQYYRHHALLRPRAPIQPEQFMALYEALHDNGALEKIFSRYQIRVVPAAADSSTTATTD is encoded by the coding sequence ATGCTGTTAAAAGCGTTACTACTTGGCTTGATGCTCTCTGCGGCCTGCTTTGCGCAGGCTGTAGAAGAGGTGCGAGTGGGGGCCTATCATTTCCCGCCCTATGCAATTAAACCGGAAAGTCAGCAGGTAGGCGGCCTGCTGCCGGAGTTGCTGCAAGCGCTTAATCAATTGCAGAGCGACTACCGCTTCACCCTCGTCGCCACCTCGGTCATGCGCCGTTACCGTGATATGCAAAGTGGTCGCTTCGATCTGATGTTCTTCGAGTCGCCAGGCTGGGGTTGGCAGGGTGTCCCGCATGCACCGCTGGATTTGCGCATCGAAGATGCCGAGGTGTATGTCACACGCCAGCAGGCGGGGCGTGACGAGAGCTACTTCGATGATCTCAAGGGCAAGCGTATGGCCCTTTACAGTGGCTATCACTATGGCTTTGCCGGGTTCAACTCGGACAAGCAGTTCCTGACGGATAACTTCCGTGCCGTGCTGACTTATTCACATGACAGCAACCTGAATATGCTGCTGCGCGACCGAGCCGATGTGGCAGTAATCACCCGCTCTTACTTGCGCGCCTACCAGCAGCGCTACCCGGAGCAGAGCCGCGCCTTGCTGATTTCCGAGCGCGTCGATCAGTACTATCGCCATCACGCACTGTTGCGTCCTCGAGCGCCCATCCAGCCTGAGCAGTTTATGGCGCTGTATGAGGCGCTCCATGATAATGGGGCGCTGGAGAAAATTTTCAGTCGTTATCAGATCCGCGTCGTACCCGCTGCAGCGGATAGCTCAACCACCGCTACAACAGATTGA